CGTGGATCCATCATTTTTATTCTCTAACAAGTAatgatgttttttattttttaaataataaaaatacgataatacacagaaaaatttacaataattttttctatagaaCTAAACAtggataacaataaaaatatatgaaattttaataagttattttttttttttcaatagcaataaaaattatttaaataaaataaaaatttaataataaaactatttggaATCCAAAATggaattagatttttaatattgaattttgattCACGAAATATTACgtaagaattaatttcatcCCCCTTCCCCCCAACATAAAGACATGTAGAGATTTTCTTAACCCCCCCCCCCACCCCTCAATACCCTTATGTAATTAATGAACGGTCCCTTAGTGCCTTTTCAAGATTGGTATCATtatcaccgatagtcaatttatgataatgtatttgggctgcattcaaaaattctctatctctagacacataattaagaaatgaccttgtacatcttgtgaactattgatatttttaaagatataagctcaccccgacattatactcatcaagacctttcatttgagtactcacatcaatttttcatatattttatatatttatatatattatatgtatgtatacatgaaaaatatatcaaaaatgcatgtgggtactcaaatgaaagctcttgatgagtgtaacatcgagataagcttatatctttaaaaatccctgttgaaaaatattcattgaaaaaaattcactgtcatgagattttaattttttttgctcgacgggcagaaagcgtcaactttcggcccgatgcgttaaacaaagttgccgctttctgccttcgtcgagcaaaaaaatagtattcactccacgggaagtaaataagaaagcctcagatcacatgtaattgttggccgaggcgaagccacatcacatgtgatctgagacatttcttactttacttccctaggtgtgtaatatactattttcaataattctaattgattttaatttctaagtatatatctatagatatataatttgCATAgagcgaatttttttaattttttcaattaatatatttttggaCAGggatatcaataattaataaatgaccttgtatcttgtcaactactgacatttttaaagatataagctcactccgatgttacactcatcaagacctttcatttgagtacccacatcaatttttcatatatttatatacatattacatatatatatatatatatatatatatatatatatatatatatatatatatatatatatatatatgaaaaatatataaaaatgtatgtgggtactcaaatgaaagctcttgatgagtgtaacatcgggatgagcttatatctttaaaaacgttaatagttaagaaagtaccagtgcaatttaacaaaagtcattatttaataaagcaaaattgtatttattcatagttcacaagtcacagcagtcacatagtgactgcaaggttgctagttataataattaacaataaacagTTATTgcattaatattatgtaataataaaaataaaaaattataattaaaagttcCTTAATTATCTGAATGAAATTTTCCAACAGGTTGGATCCTTAGCAGATTATTGGAAGAAAACTGAGGAAACAAGTAAGGATATTTAGCCACAAATCCGACTTGTACAATAGAACTATTTTCTTCGCAGAAGATCGGGCTGCCTGGGTCGAAGAACACCTGCTGAGTacattcataataaataaataattcaactgttttgtcataatttaaattgattatttcaGAACTTACGTGCAAGTCATCAGTATTGTTCACAGGATGACATTCCAACTGATCCTCGAAGTcgtctttaaaataaaaattgcagGTAAGATTAATCGAGCTCTTAGCATTGCTCCGGCTGACGGACACCATGGTGCAGTTATTGTAAACTCTATCGTGATTATTGTCGGCCAGTTTTACGAATTCAACGCCTTTGTCCAGGTAAATCGGGTCATCGAGGACCAGGTAAGCGATATCTGTCTTGGAGTCGGAGAGATCGGAGACTTCGGGGAGGAAAGCCTCACTGACTTTGAAAACCATAGGGCTGTATTCTTTGAAAGACTGCATTTCGTTCACCAGGAAGTGGACAAAGAACGGCGAAGCTCTGTCGATCATCGTCTCTGTTTGGTTATAACTTCCATAAAGATAAATATCGGGTTTGTTCTTCGATAAATAGAAGCTGGAAgcaatttagttttttttttaatttagtgaatattattaacaaaacaaaggataaatatattttatttagttgtctaggcaattttttaatttgtccaGGTGAGTTTTTAACtaggaattattttttaaatttgaattttggcgGGAGAGTGACGTAGTATAATATCCGGTGTGCAACGCCATCTTAcggatagtaaaaaaatatttctgggATTTTAGTGTCATAAACTAAATAAACGGCTGATATAATGGAGGTTAGATTTGTCGATTAAAGAAATTGAAGAAAGAATTTtatgaagaataaaaaattatttgagaaaaataataaatattgaaaaccGCGGacagataaatattatttaacaacaataatttaCCAAACTCGGACAAGTTATGTGTTGTTTTTTAAAGCCGACATTaatcggatttttttatttattttagattatttttcatttaaaaaaaatatctattgcATTGcttaagaatatttattttgtttggttaagCTTTGAATAGAAAACTtggatcaatttttttaaccaaaaattaatataaaattgaaagaataAACAAGctgcatattttttaattatatatatttttttttaagtttagtgaaagttattaagaaaataaagaaaaaatatttaacttatttgtctaggtaatttttaaattggaaattattttttaaatttgaattttagcgGGAGAGTGACGTAGTATTATATCCGGTATGCAACACTATCTTACGgatagtcaaaaaaatatatctggATTTTTGGTGTcttatgaagaaataaataaacggcTGACATAATATAGGTCAAATTTGTCGggcaaataaattaataaatgaagaaataaaattttacgaagaataaaaaattatttgtgaaaaatgaaaattatttaaaagcgCGGATAGATAAATACTAACGATATTTACTAACACCAATACTTTACCAACACCCGGAAAAGTTATGTGTTGTTTATTCAAGCcgatttttaatgattttagataattttgcattaattaaaaaaaaaaaaatatctgttGTATTACTTCAGaacatttattttgttgagttttgaatagaaaacttgtattaattttttttactaaaaattaatacacaAGTTGcatgttattttttactttttagtgaaaattattaacaaaataaagataaagtaTTTGATTTATGTGtccagataatttttaaattgaaaattacttttttaaaatttgaattttggcaGGAGAGTGACGTAGAATTATGTCCGGTGCGCAACGCCAACTATTGaatagtcaaaaaaatataattggaTTTGTGTTGTCTTCTTAGGAAATACTATGCGCGACATTAATTTATCCCTGTTAGTGTTACTTTTGTATTATTGGAAATGTGTATTTTTGGACATTTGGATAAATGGATAtggaaatttctaaaaatggacttttgattttttggaaataataataaaagtacttAAGTAAAATTAGACATTAATATAAATggacattaataaaaaaggaaataattataaatgtacaaCTGCACTTATGgccaacttaaaaaaatgaaatccctatttttgaaaatatctccaaatggaaataaaagtatttggTAAAGAGTTCAAATGAACAAATGGATTAATGGACATTTTCTTAAATAGACATTTATGAAAAtggataataatataaaaagacaTCTGTAAAAAtggttaaaaatacaaatgtaCAATCGAATAAATGGAATAGTCATTTAATGAACATATGATTTTatgaacaattgaaaaaatggatatttaaattttaggaaAAGTGAATAAATGGACATTTGTATAAATGCCCATCAATAAAATGAACTTTCTGTAAAAtgaacatttaaataaatgaacttcgataaaaaaatacttacttaaacggaaattagtaaaaatggACATTCATAAAAAtggaaattagtaaaaatggACATTCGTAAAAATGGAGATTTCTAAAAATggataaatgatttaaatttaattataaataattatgaagttgataaattataaaattagggTTTTTGGTGTGCGTAAAGGAAAAAGATGTCAGAAAAGAGCTGGGAACGGCTTACCAAGACATCTTCTTCGTAGGTTTTTTCGGAAAACGATAAAACATCAATCAGCTCATCAAACATTACACTTAAATGATGTCAGAAGAGCTGGAAACGCGGCTAccaagacatttttttaacatcatttaAGTGTAATATTTGATGAGCTAATTGATGTTTTATCGTTTTCCGAGAAAACCGATGAAGAAGATGTCTTGGTAGCCGCGTTTCCAG
The sequence above is drawn from the Cotesia glomerata isolate CgM1 linkage group LG4, MPM_Cglom_v2.3, whole genome shotgun sequence genome and encodes:
- the LOC123262865 gene encoding uncharacterized protein LOC123262865, whose protein sequence is MLVKVLFVMAACLPFCCAFSVGDSTLYLEVWRSVWRFDNDSYTNGIYVNRFYHCVGTPIKINVILTSAKCISRFYLSKNKPDIYLYGSYNQTETMIDRASPFFVHFLVNEMQSFKEYSPMVFKVSEAFLPEVSDLSDSKTDIAYLVLDDPIYLDKGVEFVKLADNNHDRVYNNCTMVSVSRSNAKSSINLTCNFYFKDDFEDQLECHPVNNTDDLHVFFDPGSPIFCEENSSIVQVGFVAKYPYLFPQFSSNNLLRIQPVGKFHSDN